A genomic region of Denticeps clupeoides chromosome 17, fDenClu1.1, whole genome shotgun sequence contains the following coding sequences:
- the LOC114767248 gene encoding transmembrane emp24 domain-containing protein 6-like → MPCTVRILFTGDKRDRTVRVERRPSRRLQGVQRSEQQLAVAHFLTRWRPPAPSPSSPTRPHHTLSGQGTAMTARGFCLILLLLLLVGRAEETDQEQIWGSDQYDFAIVLQAAELRCFWHFAHVGEQFYLNYMVQWVTGLANDRHLSVTVNSPSGYLVGQADDASHQISFSTKETGFYQMCFSNFHNRFGSMQIFMNFGVYYEGSEDKDEGPQEKKEELNSTLSTIQDSSHRLQGLVFHMWRHYNFGRMQRGADYYMMVSNSNYVSRWSAVQSLVILLAGYLQLFFIKRLFNTKPTTDTEKPRC, encoded by the exons ATGCCATGTACAGTCAGGATTTTATTTACAGGTGACAAACGAGACCGTACTGTACGCGTGGAGCGTAGACCAAGTCGGCGTCTGCAGGGTGTGCAGAGGAGCGAACAGCAGCTCGCGGTGGCACATTTTCTCACCCGTTGGAGGCCACCTGCACCCAGCCCCAGTTCTCCCACGCGTCCCCACCACACGCTCTCTGGCCAGGGGACCGCCATGACGGCTCGGGGCTTCTGCCTgatcctcctgctgctgctgctggtgggtcGCGCTGAAGAGACGGACCAGGAGCAGATTTGGGGTTCGGACCAGTACGACTTCGCCATCGTTCTGCAGGCTGCGGAGCTGCGCTGCTTCTGGCATTTCGCTCACGTCGGGGAGCAGTTCTACCTCAACTACATG GTCCAGTGGGTGACTGGACTCGCTAATGACAGACACCTGTCAGTCACTGTGAACTCGCCGAGTGGCTATCTGGTTGGACAGGCAGACGATGCGTCTCATCAGATCAGCTTTTCGACCAAAGAGACCG GATTCTATCAGATGTGCTTCAGCAACTTCCACAATCGTTTTGGGAGCATGCAGATCTTCATGAACTTTGGTGTGTACTATGAGGGGTCAGAAGACAAGGATGAAGGGCcccaggagaagaaggaggaacTGAACAGCACGTTGTCCACCATCCAG GACAGCTCCCACCGGCTGCAGGGCCTCGTCTTCCACATGTGGCGCCACTACAACTTCGGCCGCATGCAGAGAGGGGCCGACTACTACATGATGGTGTCCAACTCCAACTACGTCAGCCGCTGGTCCGCCGTTCAGAGCCTCGTCATCCTCCTGGCCGGTTACCTGCAGCTCTTCTTCATCAAGAGGCTCTTCAACACCAAGCCCACGACCGACACCGAGAAACCCCGCTGCTGA